Below is a genomic region from Halococcus agarilyticus.
AAGCGAACGGAGGCTCGGAAGGCGAGCGAAGCGAGTCTTCCGGTGGACGAAAAACACCCGCTCGCTCGGCTTCGCCTCGCTCGCGGTGGGATTGCTGGCACTTTTCGCGACCGCAACCACACCGCCATCACTGGCCGACTTTTTCACTATCGCCGTCCTTTCTCATGCATGGACTGTCCCGACTGCAACAGCGAGGTCGTCGCGTTCGCGGTCCCCGACGACTGCCGCGAGTTCGTGCCTGGCGACGAAACGGGGGTCGCGCTGTGTACGCACTGCCTCGCGCTCCATCCGGCTCCGACAGCGGACTCGGAAGCCGGCACGAACTCGGAGGCCGATTTCACTGCCGTGAGTCCCGACTTCCCGACGAACGAGGCAGCGGTGCCGATGGCGCTCGCGGTCGGGTTGCTCGACTCGCTCGCGGTCTATCGATCTGAGGCCGAAGCGCTGCTCGAACGGGTCGAGCGCGCCGGTGCGGACCCACTACTGGTTCTCGATCGTCTCGCCGCCGATCCCGACCTCGATCCGGGGGTGGACCTCGATCGTCGTCGTCGACAGCTCGAAAGCGTCCGCGAGTGAAGTGGGCGTAGCGAGCGCTGATCGGAACCCGGACCGAATCAGGGCTGCTTGACGGCCGAGGCGATCCGCTGGACGAGCGACTGGGTCGTGCGCGGATCGTCGGTCACCTCGTACTCGCGTTCGAGGCTCCCGTCGGTCCCCGCACTCAGGATACGGAGGTCGTCGCGCTCGGCGAGGGAGGCCACCGACGTCGCGACCGAGCCGAGCGTGGTGATCATCACGGGCCGTGCGTCGAGATCGCTTGCGACGTCGCGGAGTTCGGCAGCGTCCCTCTGATCGGGGCGCTCGTGGACCGCCGCCACGATCCGGCTGTCGAGGAGTTCGTCCTCGGCGAAGACGTGGACCGGATGCTCGGTGCCGGAATCGCCCTGGACCGTGATGTTCGCGGTCGCGTCGAACCCGCGTTCGGTCAACATCTCGACCAGCGACTCGCGGGCCGCGAGCTGGGTTTCGACCCACCGTCGACCGGTGTCGGTGAGGCTGTACCGACACAGCACGCGCTCTCTGCCCTCGCTCGGCACGTAGATGTCCGTACACTCCCGACACCGGAGGCCGTGCTCGGGCTGCTCGAAGTACGAGTCACAGTCCTGGCAGACGTGGCGGGTGCCGCGCTCGACGTTTTCGAGCGAGTCGTCGAGCGTTGCCTCGCAACCGGGACAGACGAACCCGCCCGCACTCGCCTCGAACTCCGTCCGCGGCGCGATGTGGCCACACTCCAGATGCTCGAACAGCTCCGTCTCGATCGTGTAGGCGGAGCCACAGCCCGGACACGCCGAGGTGTACTGCATCCCCTCCGCGCCGCAGCCGGGACAGACGTACACCTTCTCCTCGAAGGTCTTGCCGAGGATGTCGCGGTTGGCCAGCGATTCGAGCGCCTCGAAGGCGGTCGGGTCCTCCTCGTGGAGCTCCCGGGCCGCCTCCGGATAGCTGACCGCACCGGTATCGGGGTCGATCGTGGGTTCGTACTCCGGGGTCGAACCGTCAGCGAGCGCCGTGAGAGCGGTGAGTTTGCCGGGCGAAACCATGGGTTCGTTACGTACTCCCTCCACGCGGGCGGTTATATAGTTTGCTTCGCCCTGCCGACGGTTTCAACGGGCCGAACCGACTGCCGGCGTCCGGTTTCGGACGAACTGCGTCAGACACCTGTCGAGTATCGGAGTATTCCGGCGATCCCGCCGAACGCGTTCAGGAGCTGCTCGCCCTTCTCGAAGTCCTCGGAGATGAACTTGGTTTCCGTGCCGCGGTTGTCGGCGATCGTCATCAGGTGTTCGATCGCGTCCTCGCGCTCGATCGCCTCCGCCTCGGCTCCACACTCGTCGCACGCGTGCTCCGGCGTGTCGCTCCGTCGATCGACGAGCTCGCGCTCGGTGTGGCCGTCCGGACACTCGTAGGTCACGACGTCGTCGCGGAGTTCCTCGGAGATGAGCAGCCGGTCGACCGACCCGAGCACGAGGTTCTCCCTCGTGGGCCCGAACCCGTAGGTCGCGAGGTCGCCGCCGTGGAGTTCGGAAAAGAACTCCTCCATCTCGGCTTTGTCCTGCATCACCGCCTGGTCGGCGAGCGCGTCGCCCGCCGAATCCACGAGATCCGAGAGGCCCGACTCGTCGGTGTACGCCACGTCGAACTTCCCGATCACCTTCTCGCCCAGCTCGTGGTGGAGGTAATCGCCGTCGAGGAACTCGTCCTTCGTCGGTGAGGGCCCACCCACCAGGACGCCGTCGATCTCGTGGCGCTCGGGCACCATCAGGTCGTTCGCCATCCCCGCGACCTCCTGGTAGAAGTTGTCGATCGCCTCCAGTCGCAGGCGGGCGAACCGCTGGGCGGACTGGCCACCCTTTCGCTGCTTGCCGGGGACCAGCGACGATGCGGACTTGACGGGTTCGACCCGCTTGCCCCGCAGCCAGCC
It encodes:
- a CDS encoding TackOD1 domain-containing metal-binding protein, which translates into the protein MVSPGKLTALTALADGSTPEYEPTIDPDTGAVSYPEAARELHEEDPTAFEALESLANRDILGKTFEEKVYVCPGCGAEGMQYTSACPGCGSAYTIETELFEHLECGHIAPRTEFEASAGGFVCPGCEATLDDSLENVERGTRHVCQDCDSYFEQPEHGLRCRECTDIYVPSEGRERVLCRYSLTDTGRRWVETQLAARESLVEMLTERGFDATANITVQGDSGTEHPVHVFAEDELLDSRIVAAVHERPDQRDAAELRDVASDLDARPVMITTLGSVATSVASLAERDDLRILSAGTDGSLEREYEVTDDPRTTQSLVQRIASAVKQP
- a CDS encoding DUF6276 family protein; protein product: MDCPDCNSEVVAFAVPDDCREFVPGDETGVALCTHCLALHPAPTADSEAGTNSEADFTAVSPDFPTNEAAVPMALAVGLLDSLAVYRSEAEALLERVERAGADPLLVLDRLAADPDLDPGVDLDRRRRQLESVRE
- the prf1 gene encoding peptide chain release factor aRF-1, with product MSAQEAEQSDRKKYEFRKVIEDLKEYEGSGTQLVSIYVTPGEMISDIVAHVNEEYSEASNIKSKQTRTNVQDALKSIKDRLRYYDTPPENGMAVFSGAIDTGGGRTDMVTRVLEDPPQPIQSSLYRCSSEFVTEPLEQMFADQGLFGLVVLDRREANVGWLRGKRVEPVKSASSLVPGKQRKGGQSAQRFARLRLEAIDNFYQEVAGMANDLMVPERHEIDGVLVGGPSPTKDEFLDGDYLHHELGEKVIGKFDVAYTDESGLSDLVDSAGDALADQAVMQDKAEMEEFFSELHGGDLATYGFGPTRENLVLGSVDRLLISEELRDDVVTYECPDGHTERELVDRRSDTPEHACDECGAEAEAIEREDAIEHLMTIADNRGTETKFISEDFEKGEQLLNAFGGIAGILRYSTGV